From Triticum urartu cultivar G1812 chromosome 2, Tu2.1, whole genome shotgun sequence, a single genomic window includes:
- the LOC125540972 gene encoding protein PYRICULARIA ORYZAE RESISTANCE 21-like: MAEKVSTLIIEANLECEKCYKKIQKVLGKLQEKEKIRTIIFDTKKNTVTISGPFDTAKLSKKLRCKACKAIKDIKIVEEKKPDAKKPEEKKPEEKKPEEKKPAADGCKCCCKKPDEKKPDEKKPDEKKKPDEKKPEEKKKPDEKKPDDKKPEEKPKSKEETKPAAPSTTVNLQFTQICNLCYPWPCSDPSHWGGVHQYPQPQQPQWPCEPPQMPAYPAPHHPQHPIPQHPPSAAPAIPKRQPCGGSAYCGGGCGSCGGGGGSAYGAWPPAMPTPLQMMQPPPMGCGGPASSCRGCKGCRIVQEGRFIYEEYPPSACTVM, encoded by the exons ATGGCAGAGAAG GTATCCACGTTGATCATTGAAGCCAACCTCGAATGCGAGAAATGCTACAAGAAGATTCAGAAAGTGCTAGGCAAACTCCAAG AGAAGGAGAAGATCAGGACCATCATTTTCGACACGAAGAAGAACACGGTGACTATCTCTGGCCCATTCGACACGGCGAAGCTGTCCAAGAAGCTGCGATGCAAGGCCTGCAAGGCGATCAAGGATATCAAGATCGTTGAAGAGAAGAAGCCCGATGCCAAGAAGCCGGAGGAGAAGAAGCCAGAGGAGAAGAAGCCCGAGGAGAAGAAGCCGGCCGCCGATGGCTGCAAGTGTTGCTGCAAGAAACCGGATGAGAAGAAGCCGGATGAGAAGAAGCCGGATGAGAAGAAGAAGCCCGACGAGAAGAAGCCGGAGGAAAAGAAGAAACCCGACGAGAAGAAGCCAGACGATAAGAAGCCGGAGGAGAAGCCCAAGTCCAAGGAGGAGACCAAACCGGCCGCGCCGTCGACGACTGTGAACCTGCAGTTCACGCAGATCTGTAACCTCTGCTACCCGTGGCCGTGCAGCGACCCGAGCCACTGGGGAGGCGTGCACCAGTACCCGCAGCCCCAGCAGCCGCAGTGGCCGTGCGAGCCGCCGCAGATGCCGGCGTACCCCGCCCCCCACCACCCTCAGCACCCGATTCCTCAGCACCCGCCCTCGGCGGCGCCGGCGATCCCGAAGAGGCAGCCGTGCGGAGGCTCGGCGTACTGCGGAGGAGGGTGCGGCTCGtgtggcggcggaggcggcagcgCGTACGGGGCGTGGCCGCCGGCGATGCCGACGCCGCTGCAGATGATGCAGCCCCCGCCGATGGGCTGCGGCGGGCCGGCGTCGTCGTGCAGAGGGTGCAAGGGCTGCCGGATCGTGCAGGAGGGGAGGTTCATCTACGAGGAGTACCCGCCCAGTGCGTGCACCGTCATGTGA
- the LOC125540973 gene encoding uncharacterized protein LOC125540973, with amino-acid sequence MASIVHKLVRAALASRPIGDTAGGISPCLPRLYLTGDSIRRMSAAADGSESEENLALSGFAADIDPEKTFPLVDENSIKSKESLWALYKCWCKYRGVSRDHKEMTRRFRSFRARAMSVYKNNNSGSSQVSQLGPFADMTKAEIARLFPPRSPKCRFGGSRR; translated from the exons ATGGCTTCCATCGTGCACAAGCTCGTTCGGGCAGCCCTAGCATCACGCCCCATTGGAGATACTGCTGGTGGCATCTCTCCGTGTCTCCCCCGGCTCTATCTGACTGGCGATTCCATCCGTCGCATGTCTGCAGCTGCAG ACGGTTCCGAGTCAGAAGAAAATCTCGCACTCAGCGGCTTTGCGGCAGACATCGATCCAGAAAAAACCTTTCCCCTGGTTGATGAGAATTCCATTAAGTCCAAGGAATCCCTGTGGGCCTTGTATAAATGCTGGTGCAAGTATCGGGGGGTATCTCGTGACCATAAAGAAATGACCCGCCGGTTCAGGTCATTTAGGGCTCGTGCAATGTCTGTGTACAAAAATAACAATTCTGGATCGTCGCAAGTGTCGCAACTGGGCCCATTTGCAGATATGACTAAGGCGGAGATTGCTCGGCTGTTTCCTCCACGTA GTCCCAAGTGCCGCTTCGGGGGGTCCAGGAGGTAG